The window GACCAGCCTCACCCACGGAGGCGAAACCATCGAAGGCTCCAACGCCGCCGTCTCCTCCCTCGTCGACACCTGGATCCTCCTCCGAAGCGTCGAATGCAGCGGCGAGCGAAACCGCGTCGCCTACGTCCTCAAGTCCCGCGGCATGTCCCACTCCAACCAGCTCAGCGAATACACCCTCTCCGCCGACGGCGTCCGTTTCATCCAGCCCTACATCGGGCCCGCCGGCGCCCTCACCGGCTCGGCACGCGTCAGCCGCGAGGCGATCGAACAGGCCCAGGCCGCCGAGGCAAGTCAACAGATCGACCTCAAACGACGCGAACTCGACCGCAAACGACGAATGCTCGACGCACAGATCGCCCTCCTCCAGGCTCGTTTCGAAGGTGAACAGCAGGAAACCGAGCAGGCCATCGCACAGCAAAGAACCCGCGCCGATATTCTACAACAGGACCGCCGCGACATCGCAAAACTCCGCCACATCGCCAACCACGGCCGCGAGCAGCCGGCCCGTGCGAAAAGCGCCAACAAAGGAAAAAAGAAATGACCGCCGATAAAGACAACAAAGCAAAAACCGCCGCCGCGGACCAAAGCGATACCGACCGCGACTTCTGGGAACTCCGACTCTACGTCGCCGGACAGACCCCAAAGTCCCTGACCGCCTTCGCAAACCTTAAACGAATCTGCGAGGAGCACCTCCAGGGCAAGTACACCATCGAGGTCATCGACCTCCTCGAAAACCCCCGGCTCGCCCAGGGCGACCAGATCCTCGCCATTCCCACTCTGGTCCGAAAGCTCCCCGAACCCGTGCGAAAAATCATCGGCGACTTGTCCAACGAGGAACGCGTCCTGATCGGCCTGGACCTGCGGCCCAGATAACCACGCGCCCCGGCCAATGAGGGCCGAAGCGCTTTAAAAAGGATGGGACCATACAAATGACATCGAAGCAACGCGACGACAAGACCAGAGACTTCGAACGGGCCGCCGAGGAGGCAGCCGGCCACCCGTACGTCCTGCGGCTCTACATCGCTGGCAAGACCGAACGCTCCATGCACGCCATCGAGCAGATCCGCAGCGTCCTCGAACAACGCCTGCCCGGCCGCTACGAACTCGAAGTCATCGACGTCCACCAGCATCCCGAAATGGTCCGCGCCGACCAGGTCATCGCCGTGCCCACCCTCGTCAAAAAACTCCCCGAACCCCTCCGAAAAATCATCGGCTCCATGGCCGACCAGGACCGACTCCTCATCGGCCTCGACCTCCTGCCCAGGGAGGACAAACCATGACCCGCGACACAGATACCCGTAGGGTGCGTCGTCCCGACGCACCGTTCTCCGCTCGCACCTCCAATCACCCTCCGGCCGCCAACGCCCCATCTTGCATTTTGCACTTTGCTATTTTCTATTTTCATTCTGTCTTTCTCTATCGCTTCCGCGGAGCATCCGCCGACCATGACCGATAACGAAAAAAACATCCCGATCTCCAACCTCCCGTCCGATGAAGCCCAGGAAACCCTCCGCGCCATCCGCGACGGAGAAATCGACGCCCTCGTCGTCGCCGCCCCGGACGGCGAAAAAGTCTACACCCTCACCGGCGCCGAACGGCCCTACCGCGTCTTCGTCGAAAACATGACCGAAGGCGCCGTCACCCTCAGCCCCGACGGCGCCATCCTCTACGCCAACCGACGCTTCGCCGAAATGGTCCACCTGCCCGTCGAGTACGTCATCGGTTCCTCCATCCTGCCCCTCTTCGGGTCCGCCGACCGCCACGCCTTCCAAGCCCTCCTCCGCGCCGCCGCCCAATCCGCCCAAACCGCCGAATGCGTCTTCCAACTCGCCGACGACGCCACCGTTCCCGTCCACGTCTCCGCCAGTCCCCTCCAGGCCGAAACCCTCGACGCCGTCGCCGTCGTCGTCACCGACCTGACCGAACAGAAACGCCGCGACGAAGTCCTCGCCGCCGAACGACTCGCCCGGTCCATCCTCGAACAGGCCACCGAGCCCATCGTCGTCTGCGACGACCGCGGACGCATCATCCGCGCCAGCCGCGCCGCCCGTGAACTCTGCGGCCGCGACCCCCTCTTCCAGCCCTTCAACGACCTCTTCCCCCTCCACCTCGAAGACGGCCGCCCGCTGCGATTCTGTCTCGACAACGGAAAACCAAACCCCACCGATCCTGCCCCCCTCTGTCTCTGCCAGGGCGTCAAGGCCACCGAAGCCCTTTTCGAAAATAACGGACGCAGAAACCTGCTCGTCAACGCCGGGCCCCTCCGCGACGGCCACGACCGCATCGTCGGCTGCGTCGTCACCCTCACCGATATCACCGATCGCAAGCTCGCCGAACTGGCCCTCCAACGCTCTCGCGACCAGCTCGACCAACTCGTGCATCAGCGCACCGAACAGCTCGCCCGCTCAAACGCCGACCTCGAACACTTCGCCTACATCGCCTCTCACGACCTCCGCGAACCCCTCCGTACCGTCGCCTCCTTCGTCGAACTCCTCCAACGACGCTACAACGACCGCCTCGACGATGACGCCCGCTCCTACATCAAATACGCAGCCGACGGGGCCAAGCGAATGAACAGCCTGATCCAGGACCTCCTCGCCTACTCCCGCATCTCCACCCGAGGCCAGCCGCCAAAACCCACCGACCTCAACGACGCCTTCGAACGCGCCGTCCGGAACGTCCACGCCGCCATCGACGAAACCGATGCCCAGATCACCCACGACCCGCTCCCCACCGTCCCCGCCGACCCCACCCAGATCCT of the Phycisphaerae bacterium genome contains:
- the kaiB gene encoding circadian clock protein KaiB, with amino-acid sequence MTADKDNKAKTAAADQSDTDRDFWELRLYVAGQTPKSLTAFANLKRICEEHLQGKYTIEVIDLLENPRLAQGDQILAIPTLVRKLPEPVRKIIGDLSNEERVLIGLDLRPR
- a CDS encoding PAS domain-containing protein, with the translated sequence MTDNEKNIPISNLPSDEAQETLRAIRDGEIDALVVAAPDGEKVYTLTGAERPYRVFVENMTEGAVTLSPDGAILYANRRFAEMVHLPVEYVIGSSILPLFGSADRHAFQALLRAAAQSAQTAECVFQLADDATVPVHVSASPLQAETLDAVAVVVTDLTEQKRRDEVLAAERLARSILEQATEPIVVCDDRGRIIRASRAARELCGRDPLFQPFNDLFPLHLEDGRPLRFCLDNGKPNPTDPAPLCLCQGVKATEALFENNGRRNLLVNAGPLRDGHDRIVGCVVTLTDITDRKLAELALQRSRDQLDQLVHQRTEQLARSNADLEHFAYIASHDLREPLRTVASFVELLQRRYNDRLDDDARSYIKYAADGAKRMNSLIQDLLAYSRISTRGQPPKPTDLNDAFERAVRNVHAAIDETDAQITHDPLPTVPADPTQILQIFQNLLENAIKFRSGKPPRIHVWAERRDPDSVTIAVRDNGIGIAPEFADRIFVPFQRLHTHQKYPGSGIGLAICQRIVQRHNGKIWVESQPEQGATFFFTLPTHA